ATTTGAACATGTTTTGCAAATTCGATGTCAGCTTTTAACTTTTCATAATGTTTGAGAAGTTCATCCTCCGTTTTTTTCTGATCCGTAATATCATGGAATACTTCTATGGAGTATTTCTCATCATTATCGGTTTGTGCCGGTGAGGATATGATATTATAAAACCTGCCTTTAATGGGAACGTTTTTCGTATCGGGTTCACCGGTCAGGCTTGTTTCATGGGTAACACAGTGCTCACATTTGTCATCTCTTTCAAGTAGCTTGTAACAAATCTCTCCAAGGGTATGACCAAATTCTTCCCGCATTTTTTTATTCATATAGATTACGTTATGATCTTCGTCCATAACTCTGACCATGTAATCCATTTTTTCAATCAATTCTCTCATCAATAGGGGTTTTTCACTGAGTGACATCTTAATCCCTCCTATGCTTCTTCTGACATCCGTACGGCTGCCGCTTTCCTTGATTTTATAATGATATTGCTTACCACTTTTTTTTGCTTGATTTATTATACCATACTAAGTCGACTATTTATATTTATTTACAAGGAATTCGAGGGCCTCTAGATAAGAGTGAAGTCCCTTACCCCAAATCTGTTTTACACAGACACTTTTAATAACTGATATTTTCCGAAAATCTTCACGGCTATTGATGTCACTTAGATGAACCTCAACCGTTGGAATTCCAACTGCTGCAATAGCATCACGGATCGCAATGCTATAATGTGTATAGGCACCTGGATTAATCACCATCCCCTTTATAAAACCATAGGATTCTTGAATTTTATCAATGATACTGCCTTCATGATTGGATTGAAAGAACTCTAGTTCCACGTTTAGTTCCTTACCTTTTTCCAAAAGCTGATGATTGATTTCATCTAAGGTGAGGGTCCCATAAATTTCAGGTTCACGTACCCCAAGCATATTTAAGTTGGGTCCATTTATTACAAGTATTTTCATATTAACGCCCCTTTCGGAATGAACTTTATTTCAATTATATTCCGTATTCTACCCGATCATAAAATCTTTATAACCATGGAACTTGCTGCAAATAGGTTTGTCCCTGTCTTTGCCGGCCTTTTTATAGATCCGGTTCTCTATAACTCTCTTGCGTATCGAACCGCATCTAGGAAACAAATGTTTGTTTTGGTGCTATACGGAAAGTCTACGGCCTTAGCCGGTTAGAATTTTATCATAGGTGCAAACCGTCGCTCCGGTTTGCTTCGCACCGATACAATAAATGCATCTGTATAAAATCTTGAGATTTTCTTCCTTATGTGCATTTATTATATCATAGTTTCTGCATTTGGTATACGGCCTCTATTGCCTTTGAGATATCCTTCATCGTATTGGCTGGGCCAACACTGAGGCGCACTGCTCCCCTGTCAAAGGTCCCAATGGTTTTATGTGCGAGTCCTGCACAGTGAAATCCGCCTCGGCAGGCGATTCCGTATCCTGAGCTTAACCTTTCACATACCTCTTCGCAGTCAACTTTTTTCAGATTGAATAGAACAACCCCTGTTTTTTTTCTGCAATCAGTTGGACCATAAACTGTGACTCCGTTCATACTCCGCAGCGCTTCGTCCAGCTTACCAATCAATGACTCTTCATAGGCTCGAATCGCGTTGATTCCTATATTTGTTATATATTTAACCGAAAAACCCAATCCAACAATACCCGGTGCATTTACAGTACCAGCTTCAAAGCCCTCCGGGAATTCAACTGGCTGGATCAAGTCCTTAGAACGGGTTCCCGTTCCGCCTTCCTTTAAGGGCCTTAAATTAATATCTTCACGAACGTAAAGCATTCCCGTCCCCATAGGTCCCAAAAGTCCCTTATGTCCAGGAAGCGCTAACATCGCAATATTCATATCGTTTACATCAATTGGCAAACATCCAGCGCTTTGTGCTCCATCTACCATAAAAGGAATCTTCATTTTCTTTGCGAGAGCCCCGATTTCTTTAATTGGCATGATGGTACCCGTAATATTTGATGCATGGGTAACAACAATAAGCCGAGTATTCTCCTTGATTTCTCTTCTTAAAGCCTCTATATTTATAGTTCCATCAGGATTACACTTCACGATTGTTGTTTCAACGCCAGCTTCTTCTAAAGCTTTTAATGGTCTCAGTACAGAATTATGCTCCATGGAGGTTGTTATTGCATGATCACCAGGGTTTAAACAGCCTTTTATTCCGAGATTTAAGGCCTCAGTAGTGTTGGAAGTAAACAGAATACGGCTGCAATCTGAAATTTGGAATAGCTTCCCCAGCTCATTTCTAGTCTGGTAGATCTTCTCCCCAGTTTTCATAGACATCCAGTGACCAGATCTTCCAGGATTTCCGCAATAGTCTCGCATGCATTCATTTACAGCATATATCATTCCCTTTGGTTTCGGAAAGCTAGTTGCCGCATTATCCAAATATACCATATTAATCCCTCCGCTAATAGATTAAAGCTCCCTGCGTTGCTCTTAATCATACTATGCAGCTCGATGGAATTCTGCTATCTTTCATCGGTGAGGATGTCTTTCTGTACTGATTGTTTTTTAATTGAAAGTGAAGCACCCTCTTTTATCGACGAGGGGTGCCCCCTCTGCACTCCCCATTTTATCTAATAGGTAATGCTATTTCTGATTAGATAAAAAAAGCAGTGTTTCACGTGAAACACTGCTCCATATTATTTGAAATTTCATTGATTATTTCAAACTTAACAACAGTTCAAGAAGTCTTTCCAACTCATCTCTGCTGTAATATTCAATTTCAATTTTACCTTTTCTTGAACCATGATTGATGGCGACTTTTGTGCCAAGTGCATTCTTTAGCTCTTCTTCTAGATCAGTGAGTTCACGATTTTTCCCTCTGGCTTTTGCTTTCACTGCCTTCTTTACAGGTCCCTCGTTCTCACGATTAGCCAGAGCTTCGATCTCTCTTACGGATAGGCCGTCCTGCGCTGCTCGATTGGCTAGTTCCATCTGCTTTCGTTCATCTCTAACTGACACCAGCGCTCTCGCATGACCATTTGATAGCTCTCCTTGAACGACTAGGTCTCTTACCCCTTCCGGCAGCTTTAAAAGCCTTAGAGAGTTTGTGATATATGGTCTGCTCTTTCCAACACTTCTCGACACTTCCTCCTGTGTTAAACCAAAGGTTGTAATCATTTGATTCAACGCCTCTGCCTCTTCCATAGGGTTCAGATCCTCACGCTGCATATTCTCAATGATAGCAACGAGCATATTCTGCTCTTCGGTAAGCTCTCTTATAATACACGGTACCTGTTTTAAACCTGCCCGCCTCGCTGCTCTCCATCGTCTTTCTCCAGCGACGATTTCATAGCCTTCACGCGACGGCCTTACCATAATTGGCTGAATAATACCGTGAACTTCTATAGATCTTGCCAGCTCTTCTATTTTTTCATCGGGGAAGCTCTTTCTAGGCTGCTTCGAGTTGGGTTTAATCTGATTGATATCAATAAACAGGATTCCTTCGCCGTCAGCAGCTTTGTCAGAATCATGGGCATTGATCTCGACATCGTTAAATAAAGCTTCAAGTCCTTTGCCAAGGCCTCTTCCTTTTGGTCCAGCCATTAATTCTCACCTTCCAATTCCAGAAACTCCTCAGCAAACTCAAAATATGCCTCTGCTCCTTTGGATTTTGGATCGTATTCCGTAATCGGCATGCCGTAGCTTGGTGCTTCAGCCAATCTTACGTTTCTCGGAATGACTGTAGTGTATACTTTTTCTTTGAAATACTTCTTTACTTCCTCAACTACTTGAATTGACAGATTGGTTCTGCCATCAAACATGCTGAGTATTACGCCCTGAATAACAAGGCTCGTATTCATATTCTTTTTTACCAGTTCAATTGTACTCATGAGTTGACTTACACCTTCCAAAGCATAAAACTCACACTGAATGGGTATCAAAACGCTGTCGACTGCTGTCAATGAGTTGATGGTCAAAAGACCAAGGGACGGTGGACAGTCTATAAATATGTAGTCATATTGTGACTTGATCTTGTCTAGGGCTTTCTTCAGTCGTTTTTCTCTTCCCTCTAGCTGAACCAATTCGATTTCAGCTCCAGCCAGTTGAACACTTGCCGGTATGATATCCAGATTTTTGATTCTTGTGGGAATGATGGCGTCAATTGGCTCCAGCCCATCATTGATGAGAACTTCATACATTGTTTTATCAAGTCCCTTTTTCGAAATTCCCATTCCGCTCGTTGTATTCCCCTGGGGATCAATATCAAGAATTAGTATTTTTTTGCCTTTCAAGGCAAGACAAGCTGCCAGATTGATGTTCGTTGTTGTTTTCCCAACTCCGCCTTTTTGATTGAATATTGCTATGGCCTTTCCCAAACTAATGCCCTCCTACTGTAATTGGATTTCTAAATACCCTCATATATCCAGTACCACTTTATTATATACTATCATTATCTTTAACACCATATCTTTTTTAGACAAAAAAAGGTTTCACGTGAAACATAACACGGAAACCCTTTCATTTCAATGTTTTTATTTAATAAAAGTTATGCATCACTCAGCCGCAAAAACATTGTTTATATTTTCTTTTTTTGGTATTAATATCCTGACCTCTAGGTGATCTCCCTTATCCTCCTGGTAGTATTTCGCATTCTTTTCTACCTCAGCAATACTCGTAAATGCTTTCTTTAATGTGTTTAAGTAAATCCGATAGTTAATGTATCTTAGCTTCTCTCCTTTTCGCTTTTCTTCCTCGTGCTTTGTCATTATATCTTCAATTAGCTTCTCTGTTTGCTTTACATTAAGCCCGTGCTCTACAATCCGATCCAATATCAATTTTCTTATTTTATCATCTGTTACTTTCAGCAAAGCTCTTGCATGTCGTTCTGTAAGCTGGTTTTCTGCAAGAAGCCGCTGTACGTCGACAGGAAGTGACAAAATTCTTATTTTGTTTGAGATGGTAGACTGCTGCTTGCCAACTCGCTTTGAAATTTCCGTCTGCGTTAGTCCATAGTCATCCATCAGCCGCTTATACGCCGCTGCTTCCTCTATGTAATTTAAATTTTCACGCTGGACATTTTCAACAAGTGCAAGCAGTGCAGAATCCTTTTCATCAGCATCTCTGACGATGGCAGGAATCTTTTTCAGCCCTGCCAAAGTTGCTGCTCGAAGACGCCGCTCACCGGCAATTACGATATAAATCCCCTTTTGATCCCTTTTTACTATAATGGGCTGAATGACCCCAAATTC
This genomic window from Clostridiales bacterium contains:
- a CDS encoding ParB/RepB/Spo0J family partition protein, with amino-acid sequence MEIPVELISTNPDQPRKVFEDKELLELCDSIREFGVIQPIIVKRDQKGIYIVIAGERRLRAATLAGLKKIPAIVRDADEKDSALLALVENVQRENLNYIEEAAAYKRLMDDYGLTQTEISKRVGKQQSTISNKIRILSLPVDVQRLLAENQLTERHARALLKVTDDKIRKLILDRIVEHGLNVKQTEKLIEDIMTKHEEEKRKGEKLRYINYRIYLNTLKKAFTSIAEVEKNAKYYQEDKGDHLEVRILIPKKENINNVFAAE
- a CDS encoding aminotransferase class V-fold PLP-dependent enzyme encodes the protein MVYLDNAATSFPKPKGMIYAVNECMRDYCGNPGRSGHWMSMKTGEKIYQTRNELGKLFQISDCSRILFTSNTTEALNLGIKGCLNPGDHAITTSMEHNSVLRPLKALEEAGVETTIVKCNPDGTINIEALRREIKENTRLIVVTHASNITGTIMPIKEIGALAKKMKIPFMVDGAQSAGCLPIDVNDMNIAMLALPGHKGLLGPMGTGMLYVREDINLRPLKEGGTGTRSKDLIQPVEFPEGFEAGTVNAPGIVGLGFSVKYITNIGINAIRAYEESLIGKLDEALRSMNGVTVYGPTDCRKKTGVVLFNLKKVDCEEVCERLSSGYGIACRGGFHCAGLAHKTIGTFDRGAVRLSVGPANTMKDISKAIEAVYQMQKL
- the aroQ gene encoding type II 3-dehydroquinate dehydratase, yielding MKILVINGPNLNMLGVREPEIYGTLTLDEINHQLLEKGKELNVELEFFQSNHEGSIIDKIQESYGFIKGMVINPGAYTHYSIAIRDAIAAVGIPTVEVHLSDINSREDFRKISVIKSVCVKQIWGKGLHSYLEALEFLVNKYK
- a CDS encoding ParA family protein translates to MGKAIAIFNQKGGVGKTTTNINLAACLALKGKKILILDIDPQGNTTSGMGISKKGLDKTMYEVLINDGLEPIDAIIPTRIKNLDIIPASVQLAGAEIELVQLEGREKRLKKALDKIKSQYDYIFIDCPPSLGLLTINSLTAVDSVLIPIQCEFYALEGVSQLMSTIELVKKNMNTSLVIQGVILSMFDGRTNLSIQVVEEVKKYFKEKVYTTVIPRNVRLAEAPSYGMPITEYDPKSKGAEAYFEFAEEFLELEGEN
- a CDS encoding ParB/RepB/Spo0J family partition protein, with amino-acid sequence MAGPKGRGLGKGLEALFNDVEINAHDSDKAADGEGILFIDINQIKPNSKQPRKSFPDEKIEELARSIEVHGIIQPIMVRPSREGYEIVAGERRWRAARRAGLKQVPCIIRELTEEQNMLVAIIENMQREDLNPMEEAEALNQMITTFGLTQEEVSRSVGKSRPYITNSLRLLKLPEGVRDLVVQGELSNGHARALVSVRDERKQMELANRAAQDGLSVREIEALANRENEGPVKKAVKAKARGKNRELTDLEEELKNALGTKVAINHGSRKGKIEIEYYSRDELERLLELLLSLK